A genomic segment from Bacteroidota bacterium encodes:
- a CDS encoding diaminopimelate epimerase: MNLVFYKYHGTGNDFIIIDNRAQKIKLNTKQIAHLCHRRFGVGADGLMLLKNKKGFDFEMIYYNSDGNESSFCGNGSRCIVAFAKDLGVIKKSEITFIATDGFHTAKITPSKSPTFVSIKMKDVKNVELLHNSTLSPLGRDREGWLLNTGSPHYVRFTEGVKSAEIISEAKRIRYSERFSKEGVNVNFAEKNGKEIFVRTYERGVEEETLSCGTGVTASALASSVKGISTAENSCKILTLGGELTVRFRRGKGNSFSDIWLEGPAAFVFKGNVEI, from the coding sequence ATGAATCTGGTTTTTTATAAATATCACGGCACGGGAAATGATTTCATTATCATTGACAATCGCGCGCAGAAAATAAAACTGAACACGAAACAGATTGCACATTTATGTCATAGGAGATTTGGTGTTGGCGCTGATGGATTAATGCTTCTTAAAAACAAAAAAGGTTTTGACTTTGAAATGATTTATTACAACTCAGATGGAAACGAAAGTTCCTTCTGTGGAAACGGAAGCCGTTGCATTGTGGCATTCGCGAAAGATTTGGGAGTAATTAAAAAATCTGAAATAACTTTTATTGCAACAGACGGATTTCATACTGCAAAAATCACCCCTTCTAAATCTCCCACTTTTGTTAGTATAAAAATGAAGGATGTGAAAAATGTTGAACTGCTTCATAATTCAACCCTCTCCCCTTTGGGGAGAGATAGAGAGGGGTGGCTGTTGAATACCGGCTCTCCTCACTATGTAAGATTTACTGAAGGAGTTAAGAGTGCAGAAATAATTTCCGAAGCAAAAAGAATCCGTTACAGTGAGCGGTTCAGCAAGGAAGGAGTGAATGTGAACTTCGCGGAGAAGAATGGAAAAGAAATTTTTGTGCGCACCTACGAGCGCGGTGTGGAAGAGGAAACCCTTTCCTGCGGAACAGGCGTAACTGCCTCCGCGTTAGCCTCTTCCGTGAAGGGAATTTCCACTGCAGAAAACAGCTGTAAGATATTAACATTGGGCGGTGAATTAACCGTGCGTTTTCGCAGAGGAAAAGGTAACTCGTTCAGCGATATTTGGCTGGAAGGTCCTGCGGCTTTTGTGTTTAAAGGAAATGTAGAAATATAA